From Miscanthus floridulus cultivar M001 chromosome 15, ASM1932011v1, whole genome shotgun sequence, the proteins below share one genomic window:
- the LOC136508086 gene encoding uncharacterized protein, whose amino-acid sequence MTLTIPDEVRAKAEIYLGDAAGQEKTRLLLHETGLPSGLLPLRDIIECGYVEETGFVWLKQRRKVDHYFAKAGRHVSYGAEVSAVADKGRLKKITGVKAKEMLIWVTLHEICVDDPPQGKLHCKAIGGLSRSFPVEAFEADDGRVVVPRNVGGRAAAGNGNGNGAAAEEVEKKKEAAAEGDEKKAAATEEGSKDGKDAAAAAGVDKVEEKLKEMNTGDQVVHDEGVAAKN is encoded by the coding sequence ATGACGCTGACGATCCCGGACGAGGTGCGCGCGAAGGCGGAGATCTACCTGGGCGACGCGGCGGGGCAAGAGAAGACCCGCCTGCTCCTCCACGAGACGGGCCTCCCCAGCGGCCTGCTCCCGCTGCGGGACATCATCGAGTGCGGGTACGTGGAGGAGACGGGCTTCGTGTGGCTCAAGCAGCGCCGCAAGGTGGACCACTACTTCGCGAAAGCCGGTCGCCACGTGTCCTACGGCGCCGAGGTGTCGGCGGTGGCCGACAAGGGCCGGCTGAAGAAGATCACGGGCGTCAAGGCCAAGGAGATGCTGATCTGGGTCACGCTCCACGAGATCTGCGTCGATGACCCGCCCCAGGGGAAGCTCCACTGCAAGGCGATCGGGGGCCTGTCGAGGAGCTTCCCCGTCGAGGCGTTCGAGGCCGACGATGGCCGCGTTGTTGTTCCCAGGAACGTCGGTGGCCGTGCTGCTgccggcaacggcaacggcaacggtGCTGCTGCGGAGGAGgtggagaagaaaaaggaagcgGCGGCGGAGGGGGACGAGAAGAAAGCGGCCGCCACCGAGGAAGGGAGCAAGGATGGcaaggacgccgccgccgccgccggcgtcgaCAAGGTGGAGGAGAAGCTCAAGGAGATGAACACGGGGGACCAGGTGGTGCACGACGAGGGGGTGGCCGCCAAGAACTGA